One genomic segment of Penaeus chinensis breed Huanghai No. 1 chromosome 24, ASM1920278v2, whole genome shotgun sequence includes these proteins:
- the LOC125038177 gene encoding gamma-butyrobetaine dioxygenase-like encodes MMLALRVAARTAGRAAGTVILQPTSASFGLARQPLRSVVTSKSNAKETDQGLDKSAKGQGRDVRMQAVAGIADVTMKHDTGMLKLSWSTGGTNIYPYVWLRDNCQCPLCFHSGSSSRIHLIEELDLNARPRRAQVADGRAVEVEWSDGHASRFEASWLLPRAFQSAENYTRTPSYKLAPQSWGSELMENLPRASFPEMMSDDSALLKWSQQLEIFGFVMVSGAPAEPGQVRRLADRIAFIKKTHYGEDFTVIVKDDPSNVAYLSGPLQLHADLPYYQYKPGVQFIHCIKQYEGNGGDSLATDGLHAAKLLREIHPQKYQILTSTPVGWFDEGSDEVGEFLKVLQLPMICTDSYGDVCRINFSQPQRDSFFDIPAEDVAAWYDAMKTYHQLLADPENCLHFKMTPGTIMTFDNLRILHGRTAYLSGYSARHIEGCYVDWDEVRSRRHVLEKKFGVSSRRVVGQEE; translated from the exons ATGATGCTCGCCTTGAGAGTGGCCGCGCGGACGGCGGGACGAGCGGCAGGAACAGTGATTCTCCAACCCACCTCTGCGTCATTCGGCCTCGCCAG GCAGCCGCTCAGAAGTGTCGTCACATCGAAATCAAACGCCAAAGAGACGGATCAGGGCCTTGATAAGAGTGCCAAAGGTCAGGGAAGAGATGTCAGGATGCAAGCGGTAGCGGGTATTGCTGACGTCACGATGAAACATGACACCGGCATGTTAAAG CTATCGTGGTCGACGGGCGGTACCAACATATACCCATACGTGTGGCTGCGTGACAACTGCCAGTGCCCTCTTTGCTTCCACTCGGGTTCAAGTTCAAGGATCCACCTTATCGAGGAGCTGGACCTGAATGCCAGGCCGCGCCGAGCCCAG GTGGCAGACGGTCGCgcagtggaggtggagtggagcgACGGGCATGCCAGCAGATTCGAAGCTTCGTGGCTGCTTCCTCGGGCATTCCAGTCGGCGGAGAACTACACACGAACACCATCTTACAA ACTGGCTCCTCAGTCGTGGGGATCGGAGCTGATGGAGAACCTACCTCGCGCGTCTTTCCCTGAGATGATGTCAGACGACTCGGCTCTCCTGAAGTGGTCGCAGCAGCTGGAAATCTTCGGGTTTGTGATGGTAAGCGGAGCACCAGCGGAACCAGGCCAGGTTAGGCGACTGGCTGACAGGATTGCTTTCATAAAAAAAACGCATTACGG GGAAGACTTCACAGTTATCGTCAAGGATGACCCAAGCAATGTGGCCTACCTCAGCGGGCCTCTGCAACTGCATGCTGACCTCCCCTACTATCAGTACAAGCCTGGA GTTCAGTTCATCCACTGCATCAAGCAATACGAAGGCAACGGTGGAGACTCCCTGGCAACGGACGGTCTGCACGCGGCTAAGCTCCTGCGAGAGATTCACCCGCAGAAGTATCAGATCCTGACCAGCACGCCCGTGGGCTGGTTTGACGAGGGATCCGACGAAGTGGGCGAATTTCTGAAAGTCTTGCAGCTTCCGATGATTTG CACCGACTCCTACGGCGACGTCTGCCGGATAAACTTCAGTCAGCCGCAGCGAGATTCCTTCTTCGACATCCCGGCAGAAGACGTGGCGGCCTGGTACGACGCCATGAAGACGTACCACCAACTCCTGGCCGATCCTGAGAACTGTCTGCACTTCAAGATGACACCAG GTACCATTATGACTTTCGATAACCTAAGAATCCTTCATGGTCGCACAGCCTACTTGTCCGGCTACAGTGCCAGGCACATAGAAGGATGCTACGTAGACTGGGACGAGGTCAGGTCACGACGGCATGTACTGGAGAAAAAATTCGGCGTGAGCTCCCGTCGGGTTGTCGGTCAAGAGGAATAG